Proteins from a genomic interval of candidate division WOR-3 bacterium:
- a CDS encoding type II secretion system protein, with protein sequence MKKGFSLIELMVVVVIIGILAAIAIPNFIRLRDRAKESEVKANAHTCQLAAEEYSTTADGNYCDGFATLTLPSNIKNPFAAGAAVVDDAAPGEGEVSYQHGAFGASAYTIVGGGKGAVPIITLSPGQ encoded by the coding sequence ATGAAGAAAGGATTTTCACTGATCGAACTGATGGTCGTTGTGGTCATCATCGGCATTCTCGCCGCGATAGCCATACCGAACTTCATCAGACTGAGAGACAGGGCGAAAGAGTCTGAAGTAAAAGCCAATGCCCACACATGCCAGCTTGCAGCAGAAGAGTATTCAACAACAGCAGATGGAAATTATTGTGATGGTTTTGCTACTTTGACTCTTCCTTCGAATATCAAGAATCCGTTTGCTGCTGGCGCCGCTGTTGTCGATGATGCTGCTCCGGGAGAGGGAGAAGTTTCATATCAACATGGTGCCTTTGGTGCTTCAGCATACACAATTGTGGGTGGTGGAAAGGGCGCAGTGCCAATTATTACCCTTTCTCCCGGACAGTAA
- a CDS encoding T9SS type A sorting domain-containing protein, with protein MVWFILILNLFNISTKDACVGLDYSWSISGQYNYFGGYRWNNGYARTFPDLAYDIDKYLNSYIITGYTSRPRPISPAFPRNGLYLIVNARPGLQMNPPTIYPYIGFDHEKYYSSVVLESGHFLSAGIYDFGDGQGRICEVNENNEPTSFNKYLIDEINEISKIEFGHDDYYVIVGKNYYNGQICLLKDDFQVKYEQDLAYSTNYCTYAYDIAVLNDSGYIVVGSGSRAIIKLNSVLDTIWTISGGGNAICLTNDGGFAVTSNSSPQPIGYISRYDSLGQIIWSKTDTGKYYFDLAYDSIMAKFVAVGNVGFDRDSVYIVSLDSTGQEIASYTFTGTSNSGEEVRATSVLNNSGSFIIVGFLYQISPIKPYYQNDSMSNDVFILSWNSNEDIVPLNHFIDQNKLNDIKSDSTFTFNVSILHEKEILISFSLENSANVNIDIYNVVGQKIGNIFSGNIIAGQHNFRYYQNANDLNLSKGVYFVRIKLNGLPYTRSFTLFH; from the coding sequence GTGGTTTGGTTTATTTTAATATTAAATCTTTTTAATATTTCTACAAAAGATGCTTGTGTGGGGCTTGATTATTCGTGGTCAATATCAGGTCAGTATAATTATTTTGGAGGATATAGATGGAACAATGGTTACGCAAGAACTTTTCCAGATCTTGCATACGATATTGATAAATATTTGAATAGTTATATTATAACAGGATATACAAGTAGGCCAAGACCAATTAGTCCTGCCTTTCCAAGGAATGGTCTTTACTTAATAGTGAATGCAAGACCTGGTCTTCAAATGAATCCTCCAACTATATATCCATATATAGGATTTGATCATGAAAAGTATTATTCTTCTGTTGTATTAGAAAGCGGCCATTTTTTATCAGCAGGTATATATGATTTTGGAGATGGACAAGGTAGAATTTGTGAAGTAAATGAGAACAACGAACCAACTAGTTTTAATAAGTATCTCATTGATGAGATTAATGAGATAAGTAAAATTGAATTTGGTCACGATGATTACTATGTTATTGTTGGTAAAAATTACTATAATGGTCAAATTTGCCTTCTGAAGGATGATTTTCAAGTTAAATACGAGCAAGATCTGGCTTATAGTACAAATTATTGCACATATGCGTATGATATCGCCGTTTTAAATGACAGTGGGTATATTGTTGTCGGCTCTGGCTCAAGGGCAATAATCAAACTGAATTCTGTTTTGGATACAATCTGGACAATATCCGGCGGTGGAAATGCGATCTGCCTTACAAACGACGGTGGATTTGCTGTTACTAGTAATTCTTCACCACAACCTATTGGTTATATATCAAGATATGATTCATTAGGTCAGATAATTTGGTCAAAAACAGACACTGGAAAGTATTATTTTGATTTGGCTTACGATAGTATTATGGCTAAATTCGTCGCAGTCGGGAATGTTGGTTTTGATAGAGACAGCGTATATATTGTATCTTTAGATTCAACAGGTCAAGAAATCGCTTCTTATACTTTTACAGGAACGAGTAATTCTGGTGAAGAAGTTAGAGCTACATCAGTTTTGAATAATAGCGGCAGTTTTATCATTGTTGGATTTTTATATCAAATTTCTCCAATAAAACCTTATTATCAGAATGATTCGATGTCTAATGATGTATTTATTTTATCATGGAATTCTAATGAGGATATCGTTCCATTAAATCATTTTATTGATCAAAATAAGTTGAATGATATTAAATCTGACAGTACTTTTACTTTCAATGTTTCAATTTTACATGAAAAGGAAATTTTGATTTCGTTTTCTCTTGAAAATAGCGCAAATGTAAATATTGATATATACAACGTAGTTGGTCAAAAAATTGGCAACATATTCTCAGGAAATATTATCGCCGGCCAACACAATTTTAGGTATTATCAGAATGCCAATGACTTGAACTTGAGTAAAGGTGTATATTTTGTAAGAATTAAGCTAAATGGTTTACCATATACAAGATCTTTTACTTTATTTCACTAG
- a CDS encoding VCBS repeat-containing protein: MSKKTLFIFMLIFSALNLFSHSALFEARYDVYGDSDFYQVKYRDICFLVEDIDNDQLADVIMINPLSGKFLFLINQGNYDFSRHEFIAPGGVRFADIGDIDEDNDLDILYVPLTKNYWDTPDTIFIYKNDGNYNFSFESCITESLTFFCGFKLGDLDNDGDNDIFTMVYPARSFIYKNDGAGHYNFYDSLVIGDFWLSLIDIEIADLTNDSYDDVMFYNFGLSPDGLFVLRNNGAGSFIVDSFYEFPFPHIDNVIKVTDADGDGDNDVFLYGWVTDKLIYMINNGNGKFTSLDYFGFDFFTQNFYITPLMNDFTRFYFTMRSEQDYYSYKRKVYLFKNYLLDPMTLFDEFVSCEFPMKLGGGDFDGDGDIDYCVVNFKSGLLSIIQNRGDGKFVKPPQYQTGLYPQNIVARDFNGDGVNDVATANGGSDDFTVLFNDGQGGFFNRLSYQSDSSPNGICSGDFDGDGDQDVAVANYSSDNVNIFSNSGYGTFSSAGQYSFGTDHTNPFDINCGDLDGDGYLDLVVSLQGSSEISLLTNDGNGNFTVDTFYGTGQSPCELVIEDLSGDGFFDILVVNEFSNTVSIFTGDGQARFTLGDSLTGLCNPTGLVVCDFDGDSLKDIVVSSAYSNSIQVFKNLGSGNFSEYFEIRTGFEPWGIECADVDADGTKDIVTVNFKTNNLAVHYGNGDLTFSEAEFYGVDSAPSCMVLGDFNGNGGVDVITGHYTSDKISVLLSEITTGVGESPGYDNGDGGIKFELLTPNLSPGNFDLRLVISGNSHVTVEIYNILGQKVKTIVEGNLTAGTHLFRWERDDDKNVRVSDGVYFILMRSENITDIKKISLI, translated from the coding sequence ATGTCAAAGAAAACATTATTCATATTCATGTTGATTTTCTCTGCTTTGAACTTGTTTTCTCACAGTGCTCTGTTTGAAGCGAGATATGATGTTTATGGAGATTCGGATTTTTATCAGGTAAAATATAGAGACATTTGTTTTTTGGTCGAAGATATAGACAATGACCAATTGGCCGATGTGATAATGATAAATCCATTATCCGGGAAATTTTTGTTCCTGATAAACCAGGGAAATTACGATTTTTCAAGGCATGAGTTCATTGCTCCAGGAGGAGTGAGGTTCGCCGATATAGGCGATATAGACGAAGACAATGATCTGGATATTTTATACGTTCCACTTACAAAAAATTATTGGGATACCCCAGACACAATTTTCATATACAAAAACGACGGAAACTACAATTTCAGTTTTGAATCTTGTATTACTGAATCCTTGACTTTTTTTTGTGGTTTTAAACTTGGCGACCTGGACAATGACGGGGACAATGATATTTTTACAATGGTTTACCCAGCTAGATCCTTTATATATAAGAACGATGGGGCAGGTCATTACAATTTTTATGATTCTTTAGTTATAGGAGATTTTTGGTTATCTCTAATAGATATCGAAATTGCCGATTTAACAAATGATTCTTATGATGATGTTATGTTTTATAATTTCGGTTTGTCTCCAGACGGATTGTTTGTTTTAAGGAACAACGGGGCTGGATCATTTATTGTTGATTCGTTTTATGAGTTTCCTTTTCCACACATAGATAATGTCATAAAAGTGACCGATGCCGACGGTGACGGAGATAACGACGTATTTCTCTATGGATGGGTCACAGACAAGTTGATATACATGATAAACAACGGAAACGGGAAATTCACATCATTGGATTATTTCGGTTTCGATTTTTTTACACAAAATTTTTATATAACTCCTCTGATGAATGATTTCACGAGGTTTTATTTTACAATGAGATCTGAGCAGGATTATTACAGCTATAAAAGGAAAGTTTATCTTTTCAAGAATTATCTATTGGATCCGATGACTCTTTTCGATGAATTCGTTTCCTGCGAATTCCCCATGAAGTTAGGAGGAGGAGATTTCGACGGTGACGGAGACATAGATTACTGCGTCGTAAACTTCAAATCCGGGTTGCTGTCTATAATACAGAACAGAGGAGACGGCAAATTCGTAAAACCTCCTCAGTATCAGACCGGACTATACCCTCAGAACATCGTAGCCCGTGATTTTAACGGAGACGGGGTAAACGATGTGGCTACAGCCAACGGCGGATCAGATGACTTCACTGTTCTTTTCAACGACGGACAGGGCGGGTTTTTCAACAGACTTTCATATCAGAGCGATTCTTCCCCCAACGGTATTTGCTCTGGTGATTTCGACGGTGACGGGGATCAGGATGTAGCGGTTGCTAATTATTCTTCTGATAATGTAAATATTTTTTCCAACAGCGGATATGGAACATTTTCCTCGGCCGGTCAATATTCGTTCGGAACAGATCACACAAATCCTTTCGACATAAACTGCGGAGACCTTGACGGTGACGGATATCTGGACCTCGTCGTCTCTCTCCAAGGAAGTTCTGAGATCTCTCTCCTGACCAACGATGGAAACGGCAATTTTACAGTGGACACATTTTACGGGACCGGACAATCGCCATGTGAGCTGGTGATTGAAGACTTGAGCGGCGACGGCTTTTTCGACATACTCGTAGTAAACGAGTTTTCAAACACAGTCAGCATATTCACCGGCGACGGGCAGGCAAGGTTTACTTTGGGGGATTCTCTGACAGGACTCTGTAATCCCACTGGTCTTGTTGTCTGTGATTTTGACGGGGATTCTCTCAAGGACATAGTTGTCTCAAGTGCATATTCCAATTCAATACAGGTTTTCAAGAACCTCGGTTCGGGAAATTTCTCAGAATATTTTGAGATTAGAACAGGTTTTGAGCCATGGGGTATAGAATGCGCCGATGTGGACGCCGACGGGACAAAAGATATTGTCACAGTCAACTTCAAGACTAACAATTTGGCCGTGCATTATGGAAACGGCGACCTGACATTTTCCGAGGCCGAATTCTATGGAGTTGACAGTGCCCCCTCCTGTATGGTCTTAGGGGATTTCAACGGAAACGGCGGTGTGGACGTAATAACAGGACATTACACGAGTGACAAGATTTCAGTTCTTCTCAGCGAAATAACTACAGGCGTAGGTGAGTCGCCCGGTTACGACAATGGAGACGGCGGCATAAAATTTGAACTGCTCACTCCAAATCTTTCGCCGGGTAATTTTGATTTAAGGCTGGTTATATCGGGCAATTCCCATGTCACAGTAGAGATATACAATATTCTCGGACAGAAAGTGAAAACGATAGTCGAAGGAAATCTAACCGCGGGAACACATTTGTTCAGGTGGGAAAGAGACGACGATAAAAATGTGAGGGTTTCTGACGGAGTTTATTTTATCCTGATGAGATCGGAAAATATAACAGATATAAAGAAGATATCGCTGATCTAA